A single region of the Fibrobacter sp. genome encodes:
- a CDS encoding DNA photolyase produces MLQIDNLQNIPPEIASNRAAVITARNRGEFWKPCPGTSEYLCCGYQIITPSTGCGMYCRYCILQAYFPYQCQVLFENLDDLEREIKSRLDGREDIIRFGTGEFGDSLFSEKKFGVAEKIASLLQPYPNVIVEFKTKSSDISALSRIKIPEKAIIGFSLNTPEMIRCMEKGTASLQQRLDAAARCIEMGFFVAFHFDPMFIYDNWEQEYRDVVKAIFRTVSDPEKIAWISMGGFRSMPSLKTFLKKKGEHLPLFSGEMISGVDGKLRYFRPLRVALYRAMVDEFNRHCADITLYLCMESPEVWEEAGMMKRIPEGLAEYLDKSAARMLKLPVT; encoded by the coding sequence ATGCTGCAAATAGACAACTTACAAAACATTCCTCCGGAAATCGCCTCAAACCGCGCCGCTGTGATCACTGCAAGAAACAGGGGAGAGTTCTGGAAACCCTGTCCCGGAACATCTGAATATCTCTGCTGCGGTTATCAGATAATTACCCCGTCAACCGGATGCGGTATGTACTGCAGATACTGTATCCTGCAGGCTTACTTCCCCTATCAGTGCCAGGTTCTGTTTGAGAACCTGGATGACTTGGAGAGGGAGATAAAAAGCAGGCTCGATGGCAGAGAGGATATAATCCGTTTTGGGACCGGGGAGTTTGGTGACAGCCTTTTTTCTGAAAAGAAATTCGGAGTGGCCGAAAAAATCGCTTCTTTGCTTCAGCCTTATCCAAACGTGATTGTGGAGTTCAAGACTAAAAGCTCGGATATCTCTGCTCTGTCCCGGATAAAAATTCCGGAAAAAGCCATAATTGGCTTTTCTCTTAATACTCCTGAGATGATCAGGTGCATGGAAAAGGGTACCGCATCACTTCAGCAGCGCCTCGATGCTGCAGCAAGATGCATTGAGATGGGTTTTTTTGTTGCCTTCCATTTCGATCCCATGTTTATCTATGATAATTGGGAGCAGGAGTACAGGGATGTGGTAAAAGCGATCTTTCGGACTGTATCGGATCCGGAGAAAATCGCCTGGATAAGTATGGGTGGATTCCGCTCGATGCCATCACTGAAAACCTTTCTTAAAAAAAAGGGCGAACACCTTCCTTTGTTTTCTGGAGAGATGATCTCTGGTGTTGACGGGAAACTGCGATATTTCAGACCTCTCAGAGTAGCTCTCTACCGTGCAATGGTTGATGAGTTTAATAGACACTGTGCGGATATAACACTCTACCTGTGTATGGAAAGTCCCGAGGTGTGGGAAGAGGCAGGGATGATGAAACGCATTCCGGAGGGGCTCGCAGAATATCTGGATAAAAGTGCCGCGCGAATGCTAAAGCTCCCCGTAACCTGA
- a CDS encoding DUF1573 domain-containing protein has translation MQNSLKGLILGVLAVPAMLISAPMISIDNANYDAGIIHEGEMSSLKHTFKVKNTGDSTLVIKHVKPG, from the coding sequence ATGCAAAACTCACTTAAGGGACTGATACTGGGGGTGTTGGCAGTACCGGCAATGCTCATATCCGCTCCGATGATTTCCATTGACAATGCGAATTACGATGCCGGGATAATTCATGAGGGAGAGATGAGTTCCCTCAAACATACTTTTAAGGTAAAGAATACCGGAGACAGCACGCTGGTCATAAAGCATGTAAAGCCTGGGTGA
- a CDS encoding type I 3-dehydroquinate dehydratase — translation MLKIGDLELGTKPIIAAIIDEKIPLEKIQELKQEGVGLLEIRVDCFNRPINEVTQYMKEVRDSLLMPTIGTIRENDSNRDSRVGFFRQIMPFVDCVDIELGCGISDEVRRLAEGKTIMVSEHNFINTPSFTDLQMIVERALGQGAQIVKIATMALSLEDVRKLLRFTEDCDEPLVTIAMGAVGTVSRIIAPLFGSLFTYGYITRPVAPGQVSVYKLLEEFRFYYPGVL, via the coding sequence ATGCTCAAAATAGGTGACCTTGAACTTGGAACTAAACCCATCATTGCGGCAATCATTGATGAAAAGATTCCACTTGAAAAGATCCAGGAACTCAAACAGGAGGGGGTAGGGCTGCTTGAGATCAGAGTCGATTGTTTCAACAGGCCGATAAATGAAGTAACTCAGTATATGAAGGAAGTCAGGGATTCTCTCCTTATGCCCACTATTGGCACGATCAGAGAAAACGATTCCAACAGGGATTCACGGGTGGGCTTTTTCCGGCAGATAATGCCCTTTGTTGATTGTGTGGACATAGAGTTGGGATGCGGGATTTCCGATGAGGTAAGGAGACTTGCCGAAGGGAAGACTATCATGGTCTCTGAGCACAACTTTATAAATACCCCATCGTTCACTGATCTGCAGATGATTGTTGAAAGGGCTCTGGGACAGGGAGCGCAAATTGTAAAGATTGCCACTATGGCTCTGTCACTGGAAGATGTACGGAAACTGTTGAGATTTACTGAGGATTGTGATGAGCCGCTTGTCACGATTGCCATGGGGGCAGTTGGAACTGTGTCCAGAATTATAGCTCCGCTTTTCGGTTCTCTCTTTACATACGGGTACATCACCCGTCCTGTTGCTCCGGGGCAGGTCTCAGTATATAAGCTTCTGGAGGAATTTCGTTTCTATTATCCCGGAGTCCTTTAA